The Candidatus Omnitrophota bacterium genome has a segment encoding these proteins:
- a CDS encoding prepilin-type N-terminal cleavage/methylation domain-containing protein, whose product MKNKAFTLIELLIVVAIIGILAAIAVPNFLNAQTRAKIARVESDLKSLSTALSMYRLDNNRPPDDSQPSHGWVISYARLTTPVSYMSAVLPDVFQADDVLINDNTGHRIGGPNGPLSYDYGTDKFHGYNGSPTHVWYKAWRNSTWKIGSCGPDKKYLNVALPAGAGWLAGNFYDASNGLVSPGDIFRGEEFYSKDSKQRN is encoded by the coding sequence ATGAAAAACAAGGCCTTCACTTTAATCGAGTTGTTAATCGTCGTCGCCATTATCGGCATTCTCGCCGCCATCGCCGTTCCCAATTTTCTCAACGCCCAAACCCGCGCCAAAATCGCCCGCGTGGAATCGGACTTGAAATCGCTTTCCACAGCCTTATCCATGTACCGGCTCGACAATAACAGGCCCCCCGACGACAGCCAACCCAGCCACGGGTGGGTGATATCCTACGCCCGGTTAACCACGCCGGTTTCGTATATGAGCGCGGTGCTGCCCGATGTTTTCCAGGCCGACGACGTTCTCATCAACGATAATACGGGGCATCGCATCGGCGGCCCCAACGGTCCTCTTTCCTACGATTACGGCACGGATAAATTTCATGGTTATAACGGCAGTCCCACCCACGTGTGGTATAAAGCCTGGAGAAATTCCACGTGGAAAATCGGCAGTTGCGGACCCGATAAAAAATATCTCAACGTCGCGCTTCCCGCTGGCGCCGGTTGGCTGGCAGGCAACTTTTACGACGCCAGTAACGGCCTCGTCTCTCCCGGCGATATCTTTCGCGGTGAAGAATTTTACAGTAAGGACAGCAAACAGAGAAACTGA
- the bioD gene encoding dethiobiotin synthase, whose protein sequence is MKGFFITGTDTGIGKTLITSLLALGLRRQGVHVCPVKPIGAGGVFIENRLISEDVLVYRRVADIEEPASLLNPICFQRAVSPHFAAELEGRPIVSCQIIKSLEKISARYDVLLVEGVGGWMVPLNGEYLVADLAKALKLPILVASANRLGTLNHTLLTLASIRQSGCSLAGVVFTHSQPDAPADLARNNIETIEKIGKTAILGSIPFLEPQLLENPDRELLWRKIRNAFQWNQIIQLLTT, encoded by the coding sequence ATGAAAGGCTTTTTTATAACAGGAACCGATACGGGAATCGGGAAAACCCTAATTACATCACTCCTCGCTCTCGGTCTGCGCCGGCAAGGCGTTCATGTTTGTCCCGTCAAGCCTATTGGCGCTGGAGGCGTATTTATTGAGAATCGCCTAATCTCTGAAGACGTTCTCGTCTACCGCCGCGTGGCGGATATCGAGGAACCGGCGTCTTTGCTGAATCCCATCTGTTTTCAAAGAGCCGTTTCGCCCCATTTTGCGGCGGAGTTAGAAGGCCGCCCTATCGTTTCCTGCCAAATCATCAAATCCCTTGAAAAGATATCTGCCCGTTACGACGTTCTACTGGTAGAGGGCGTTGGGGGATGGATGGTTCCCCTGAACGGCGAGTATTTGGTCGCCGACTTGGCGAAAGCGTTGAAATTGCCGATTCTCGTCGCTTCCGCCAACCGTTTGGGAACGCTGAATCATACGCTGTTGACTCTTGCGTCAATTCGTCAAAGCGGCTGTTCCTTGGCGGGCGTTGTCTTCACTCATTCTCAGCCGGACGCGCCCGCCGATCTGGCGAGAAACAATATCGAAACCATAGAGAAAATCGGAAAGACCGCTATTCTGGGAAGCATCCCCTTTCTGGAACCGCAACTTTTAGAAAATCCCGATAGAGAATTATTATGGCGAAAAATTCGGAATGCGTTTCAATGGAATCAAATCATCCAACTCCTTACAACATAG
- the bioA gene encoding adenosylmethionine--8-amino-7-oxononanoate transaminase produces MESNHPTPYNIEEIERWTDWDRRYIWHPFTQMQDYVQQPPLIISHGEGAYLYDIQGRRYFDGNSSLWVCAHGHGRREITQAIQRQAEKISHSTLLGQANIPSIELAKRLVEIAPPGLEKVFYSDNGSTAAEIALKMAFQYWRQARPPRSKKKTFLSIHNAYHGDTIGAVSVGGIDLFHGIFGPLLFSCCAIPYPVYSKYTSIEPPQTIAQKSLDACERLLRERAAEIAAVIVEPMMQGAAGILTQAPGFLIGLRDLCRRYEVFLIFDEVATGFGRTGKMFACEHEGVSPDFMCLAKGLTGGYLPLAATLTTQEVFDGFLGEYGEFRAFFHGHTFTGNQLGCAAALASLDCFEKDQTLQRLQPIIAHLERRLDCLFETNDRVADIRQIGMAAGIDLASSRVRNESYRVEDALGAKVCFALRNYGIWLRPLGNTLVLMPPLIATIEEIDYLIDSIDQCMKEELT; encoded by the coding sequence ATGGAATCAAATCATCCAACTCCTTACAACATAGAAGAGATCGAACGTTGGACGGATTGGGATCGACGCTATATCTGGCATCCTTTCACGCAGATGCAAGATTACGTCCAACAGCCGCCGCTCATCATTTCTCATGGCGAGGGCGCTTATTTATACGATATCCAAGGCCGCCGCTACTTCGACGGCAATTCGTCTCTTTGGGTATGCGCGCATGGGCACGGACGCCGGGAAATCACGCAAGCTATCCAACGGCAGGCGGAGAAAATTTCGCACTCCACCCTCTTAGGCCAGGCGAATATCCCCTCCATCGAGCTCGCCAAACGCCTTGTTGAAATCGCGCCGCCGGGCTTGGAAAAAGTATTCTATTCCGACAATGGATCAACGGCTGCCGAGATCGCTTTGAAAATGGCGTTTCAGTATTGGCGCCAAGCGCGTCCGCCGCGTTCGAAAAAGAAGACCTTTCTTAGCATTCACAACGCCTATCACGGCGACACGATCGGCGCCGTCAGCGTTGGCGGCATCGATCTTTTTCATGGAATATTCGGCCCGCTGCTCTTTTCCTGCTGCGCTATTCCCTATCCCGTTTATTCCAAATATACGTCCATAGAACCGCCGCAAACAATCGCCCAAAAATCGCTAGACGCCTGCGAACGCCTTTTGCGCGAACGCGCCGCCGAAATCGCCGCCGTCATCGTCGAGCCGATGATGCAGGGCGCGGCGGGGATACTTACCCAGGCGCCGGGATTTCTTATAGGTTTGCGCGACTTATGCCGCCGCTACGAGGTTTTTCTCATTTTCGATGAAGTGGCGACAGGTTTTGGCCGGACGGGAAAAATGTTCGCCTGCGAGCATGAGGGAGTCTCGCCGGATTTCATGTGTTTAGCAAAGGGACTCACGGGTGGCTATCTACCCTTGGCGGCGACGTTAACCACGCAGGAAGTCTTTGACGGATTCTTAGGCGAGTACGGCGAGTTCCGCGCTTTTTTCCACGGCCATACTTTTACCGGAAATCAACTCGGCTGCGCGGCGGCGTTAGCCAGCCTCGATTGTTTCGAGAAAGACCAGACGCTGCAACGACTGCAACCGATCATCGCCCACCTGGAACGACGGCTGGATTGTCTTTTCGAAACCAACGACCGCGTCGCCGACATCCGCCAAATCGGCATGGCCGCCGGAATCGATCTCGCCAGCAGCCGCGTTCGCAATGAATCCTACCGCGTAGAGGACGCCCTCGGCGCCAAGGTCTGCTTCGCCTTGCGCAACTATGGAATATGGCTCAGACCGCTAGGCAACACGCTGGTTCTTATGCCTCCGTTGATTGCGACGATCGAGGAAATCGATTATTTGATCGATTCCATCGATCAGTGCATGAAGGAAGAATTGACGTGA
- a CDS encoding type II toxin-antitoxin system RelE/ParE family toxin yields MIRRIAKRNQVIIDLEEICDYIGNDNISAAIRFLEAAEYAFEELAKMPLIGQSWKFSHPDLVNIRFLPIPGFERYLIFYQVLDECIDIVRIIHSARDIPTLLEEDNPF; encoded by the coding sequence ATGATCCGCCGAATCGCAAAAAGAAATCAAGTCATAATCGACTTAGAAGAAATCTGCGATTATATCGGAAACGATAACATATCCGCCGCGATCCGCTTTTTAGAAGCCGCAGAATATGCATTTGAAGAACTGGCCAAAATGCCTCTAATAGGCCAATCTTGGAAATTTTCGCACCCTGATTTGGTAAATATTCGTTTTTTACCTATTCCTGGTTTCGAACGCTATCTGATTTTTTATCAGGTTTTAGATGAATGTATTGATATAGTACGAATTATTCATAGCGCACGAGATATTCCAACTTTGTTGGAAGAGGATAATCCCTTTTAA
- a CDS encoding type II toxin-antitoxin system ParD family antitoxin, whose amino-acid sequence METMNIALSAEMKEFVQTEAARGGYSSVSEYIRSLIREKQRREEEIRLENLLLKGLNSGPSTEMTKKDWEDLKRKIVGRFNQRRNR is encoded by the coding sequence ATGGAAACCATGAACATTGCTTTATCGGCGGAAATGAAAGAATTTGTCCAAACCGAAGCCGCACGCGGCGGTTATAGCAGCGTCAGCGAATACATCCGCTCGTTGATTCGGGAAAAACAGAGGCGCGAAGAAGAAATTCGGTTAGAAAATTTGCTATTGAAAGGATTGAATAGCGGTCCCTCCACCGAGATGACCAAGAAAGATTGGGAAGATTTGAAACGGAAAATCGTAGGACGATTTAACCAACGGCGGAATCGATAA